The proteins below come from a single Erinaceus europaeus chromosome 20, mEriEur2.1, whole genome shotgun sequence genomic window:
- the MSANTD4 gene encoding myb/SANT-like DNA-binding domain-containing protein 4 codes for MNQLKRKRKSNFSVQETQTLLKEITKRKEVIFSKQLNTTINVMKRMAWEEIAQCVNAVGEGEQRTGTEVKRRYLDWRALMKRKSMKANIKLVGSGFPLPTSDLDDSLTEEIDEKIGFRNDTNFDWQNVADFRDAGGSLIEVKVEEEEREPQSPEFEIEEEEEMLSSVIPDSRRESELPDFPHINEFFTLNSTSSRSVYDELHLLVNIEKQKLELEKRRLDIEAERLQVEKERLQIEKERLWHLDLEHERLQLEKERLQIEREKLRLQIVSSGKPPLENELGQGEKPMLQPQDTETEKLKLERERLQLEDRLQFLKFESEKLQIEKEHL; via the exons ATGAATcagttgaaaagaaaaagaaagagcaattTTAGTGTTCAAGAAACTCAGACCCTTTTGAAAGAAATCACCAAAAGGAAAGAAGTCATTTTTTCCAAGCAGCTCAATACAACAATTAACGTGATGAAACGAATGGCCTGGGAGGAGATTGCGCAGTGTGTGAATGCAGTTGGGGAGGGAGAACAGAGGACGGGCACAGAAGTGAAGAGAAGGTACCTGGACTGGCGAGCACTGATGAAAAGAAAGAGCATGAAGGCAAACATTAAGCTGGTTGGTTCGGGATTTCCCCTCCCCACTTCCGATTTAGATGACTCTCTCACTGAAGAGATAGATGAAAAGATTGGATTTCGAAATGACACAAATTTTGACTGGCAGAATGTGGCTGATTTCAGGGATGCAGGTGGATCTTTAATAGAGGtcaaagtggaggaggaagaaagagaacccCAGAGTCCTGAG tTTGAgatcgaagaagaagaagaaatgctgTCATCAGTCATACCAGATTCCAGGAGGGAAAGCGAGCTTCCTGATTTCCCCCACATCAATGAATTTTTCACTCTTAATTCCACATCGTCCAGGTCTGTCTACGATGAGCTGCATTTGCTGGTAAACATAGAGAAGCAGAAGTTAGAGCTGGAGAAACGAAGGCTGGATATAGAGGCTGAGAGGCTGCAGGTAGAAAAGGAACGCCTCCAGATTGAGAAGGAGCGGCTGTGGCACCTAGACCTGGAGCACGAGCGCCTGCAGCTGGAGAAGGAGCGGCTGCAGATCGAGAGGGAGAAGCTGAGGCTGCAGATAGTCAGCTCAGGGAAGCCGCCTCTGGAAAACGAACTTGGCCAAGGAGAGAAGCCCATGCTCCAGCCACAggacacagaaacagagaagctTAAGCTCGAGCGAGAACGCTTGCAACTGGAGGATAGGCTGCAGTTTTTGAAATTTGAGTCTGAGAAGCTACAGATTGAAAAGGAACACTtataa